Part of the Candidatus Hydrogenedentota bacterium genome, TGTGGGGCGTCTGGGCCGGGACAGTTTCGGCGACTTCCTCCTGGCAAAACTTTCTGAGAACGGCGTGGACACGCGGGGGGTCCGCCGGGTGGACGACTGCAACTCGTCCGCGACGGTGGTGCTCATCAGCGGCGACGGGGAGCGGACCTTTCTGCACCACATGGGCACGAACGCGGAAACCTGCGAGGGGGACATTGACTTTGACGTGGCGGGCGCGTCGCGCGCGCTGCACTGGGGCGGTCCGGCCATCACGCCGAAACTGGACGGCGCGCCCATGGGCCGGGTCTTCGCGCGGGCGCAGTCGCTGGGCGTGCTCACGAGCATGGACACCTGCTACGACGGCAAGGGGGTGTGGCTGCCGCTGATCGAGCCGTCGCTGCCCCACTTGGACATTGTTTTTTCGAGTTTGGAGGAGGCGCGGCACTACACGGGCCGGGACGCCGTGGAGGACATTGCGGACTTCTACCTGTCCTGCGGGCCGAAGGTGGCGGTGATCAAGCTGGGCGCGGAGGGGATTTTCGTGAAGACCGCGGGCGGGGACCGGGTGCGCCTCCCCGCGCACCGGGTGCCGGTGGTGGACACGACGGGCGCGGGGGACGCCTCGTGCGGCGCGTTCCTGTACGCGCACCTGCAGGGATGGGACACGGAGAAATGCGCCCGCCTCGCGAACGCGGTGGGCGGGCTGACGGTGGGCCGGATGGGCGGCGCCGAGGCGGTGGAAAGTCTTGGAAAGACGCTGGCTTTCATGGAGACGCTGGATGTTTAACACGCTGTTGAGCCTTGCCATCGGCGCGCTGGCCCTGGCGCAGCCGCGTCAGGACAGCATGAGCACGCTGGACCTGCCCCCGCCCCCCGGCATGGCCACGGCCGCCCCCGCAGCGCCGGCCCCTGCGGCCCCTGCGGCTCCGGCACCGTCGGCGCCCGCGTCGCCCCCGGTGATGCGTGAAATCGGCGATCCCCCCGCGTCGGATGTGCGCGTGGTGGACGCGGAGCCGGTGGAGGCGGGCAAGGCACCGGTCCAGCAGCGGCAGGCGGCGCCCGCCCCGGCACCGGAACCCGCGCCCGTGCCTGCGCCTGCGGCCCAGCCTGCCAAGAAGGCGGCGCCGCAGAG contains:
- a CDS encoding carbohydrate kinase family protein → MGFDLVTVGVVCADVMVRPVEAVPARGTLGLVPSLDMHLGGLAGVTAIVCSRLGGKSAFVGRLGRDSFGDFLLAKLSENGVDTRGVRRVDDCNSSATVVLISGDGERTFLHHMGTNAETCEGDIDFDVAGASRALHWGGPAITPKLDGAPMGRVFARAQSLGVLTSMDTCYDGKGVWLPLIEPSLPHLDIVFSSLEEARHYTGRDAVEDIADFYLSCGPKVAVIKLGAEGIFVKTAGGDRVRLPAHRVPVVDTTGAGDASCGAFLYAHLQGWDTEKCARLANAVGGLTVGRMGGAEAVESLGKTLAFMETLDV